In Roseiconus lacunae, the DNA window GAGTTCATTCGAACGATTGCCTCGGCTTGATCTTCAGTGACGCTGATCAGTCGACCGGCTTCACTTCCGCCCCAAACCCGGCCCGCCTTCCGGGCTTTCGCTTGGCCAGCCAGAACACGCTCGGCTCGGACTTCCGTTTCAAACTGAGCGACGCTTGCCAACACATTGGCCATCAACCGACCGGCAGCGGTTGATAGGTCCATCCCGTCTTCGAGCGATACCAATCCGACGCAGCGCCGGGGCAGATTGCACCGATGGACGCTTGGTAAAGCATTGGATTGGCCACGGTGTCCCAGATGTTGACCGGTTGCGGTAGTGTGCTGAACAGCGGTCAACACTACTTGGATTTGGCCAACTAGGTGATGGTGGAAGGCATGTTTTTGAACTGCCGCTTCCACCCTCACTTGGATCGAGAAGAGAGTTGCGCCGACTAACGATTACGCTCGATAAATCCCCGTGCAATCGCCCTGCCGCCTCGTTGCCTTGCGGCTGGGCTCGCTGGCCCAATCTCAATTAGGTGTTAGCCACGCCAGCGTCATTTGCGAAGCGATCGCTTCTGGAATAGTAGGGATCTCCATCGAACCTCTGCGCCGTGACCAGCCTTTACCATTGTCTGGCCTCGAACCCAGGCAGTCGTTTACAGGCGGCTGTACCGCACTGGTATGCTTTCGCGTATGTTTTTAGCGCCACGGCCCAAGTATTGTTGAGCCTTTAACAACGTCACGAAAATGCGGGGCATTGGATGGAAGAACTTTTGCGACTGACTGCCGTCGGGCTAATATCCGGCCTGTTTTCGTCTTTCATCGCGTACCGGTCGCATCAGCGGAAGCGATGGTGGGAAATGAGGGTCGCGGCGTATCAGGAATTGATTCACGCGCTGTCAGACTTGCTCCATACCGCTGACACCTACTTGGAAGCCCACTACGATCAGCAGGATTTAACCAGTGAAGCCAAGCAGCGGATCAGCAGGATTCGATCCGAGCAATACCCTAAGATCAGAAGGGCCGCCGATAGCGGCGCCTTTTTGTTTTCGCATACGGTCTGTGAGTCATTGAAGAAATTCATGACCCAAGAAGATGACGAAAAGTACAGTTCAATAATTAACCTTGAGAACGAGTACGGCAGAGCAAAAGCCTGCCTTGAGGCGGTCGTCACAGCATCGAAGAAAGACCTATCGACGCGTTGGTGGTGGCTCTAGCCCTTGCTTCCATCGCCTTTGTCGAGGAACTGACCACGAAGCCAATCGAGAGCCTTGTCAAACCTTTCCTGCGATGGCTTCGCGTAGTGGCGATCGGCAACGGTCTTCGGCGCGTGGCCAAGAAACAGTTCAACCAGATCGGGGTATTTTGAAGCAAGCTTCGTACTGGCGGTTTTGCGGAACACTTTGACCGAAATCGTGTCTTTCCTCTCCATCTTATCGCGGAGTCTCGCCATTGCTTTGCTGACCGCGTCGGTTCGCTTGACTTTGCCGCCGTCGTCCCGCTCTCTGACAAGCGGGTTTCCGTCCTTGTTCAGGAGCAGTCGTTCACCTTCGGCTGTTGCGTACTTTCGAAGCAGCGACAACGTCTCAGGCCACAAGCGGTAAGTAACTTCCGGCACGTTGTCGTGGTTGGCTGTCTTTGACCGCTTACGTGTGATCGTCCCTGATCCTGGCCCGAGATCGGATTCCGCTCGCTTCAAGTCGGCAATGTCAATCTGTGTAAAGCCGCAATTCAGCGAAAGCAGAATGTAGAGCTTGGCCGGGCCCGAGGCTGCCTTGACAATCTCCTTGACTTCAGAGTCTTCGTAGACCTCGATTGCTTTGGTTTTCACTTCGACCTTGAACTTACCCGCTTGAATCAACCGGGGTAGCGTTGATAGATGCTCGCGTTCAAACAGCCACGTTGCGAACTGCTTGACTGATGCAATCCGATCCCGCTTTGTTGACGCCGATAGGTCCAAGCCTTTGATCGCTTGGAGGTAACCATCAAGCATCGTTGAAGCGAACGCGGACTCGGCATCAGCGTTACCGGGAAGCGTTGAAAGGAATCGGTCGACGTCACGTCTTACGTTTTCAGCCCTTCGGATCGAAGAGTCCGCCCGAACGTTAGCTACAAAGCCCTTTGCAAGTTGGCGAAGATCATCTAGGCCGCTTGCCCATCCTTCCCACGGTGGCGCCCCGGTCGCTTCAACGGTTGCAACGCCTGCGTTCTCATGGAATTCACGAGTGGGTTGCCAGTGAGCCTCTTGCAGGCTTTGAACAGTGGATTCAAGCATTCCTTTCAGGAATTTGCGCTGATCGGCATTCGCGTGGGCGCCTCTGGCTGTCTCGACCTTAATCAGTCCGTCGACGAACTGCTTTTCGATTGCCAGCCAAATTTCGCGGGTTTCTTCGGTGTCACCGTAGGAGTTGATGATCCGTTGCTGAAGCGATCGCACGTCATCGAGAAACGTTCGCCAAGAACGCTCGACAGCCTGGCTATTGTCCGCGCTCTCCGCTGAATCGATAACAGCCTTGCGACTCAGCCATTCGTTCAGGACCCGCTGGTAGCTGCCCTCTTTGGTTTCCCCGTCGCGAAGCGGGAAGTGATAGTACTTCCCGCGATAGAACTTTCGCCAACGTTTCTCTTTCTTCCGGTAAGAAAGCCGGTACTTTGTTGCCACTGCTTAGCCTAATTGCTGGCCCAAAATACCCGAAAGATTCCCGTTTTTAGGCCACGCGGTCAACCGCTGGCACCGTAAATTGCGGGCTTTTTCAGTCGGGGCGACACGATTTGAACGTGCGACCTTCTGGTCCCAAACCAGACGCTCTGCCAGGCTGAGCTACGCCCCGATTGATTCGTTCTTGAGTTTCAGAATCTCAGAGACCGTCCGCCAATCTATGGTTCGCGATCGTTTTGTGATTCTGTGGCGGTGGAGCACTTGAGGTGATCCGATCGGCCGAGCGAGAAGTATACCGATCTTGCTCATCGCGAAAAGGTCTCTCAACCAATCCTGGGCAAAACTTCTCGATAAGCTGTCAGGTCGGCCACCGAACGCCGCCGGCTTGAAGGTTTCTCAGCTTCCAGCGACGTTTTCGATCGCCCCACTCAGTCGTGGGGCATCCAACTGTCACCGAGCCATGCCTTCGCTGCTGAAACGGATTGACCGACGGGGGCTGCATCACCCATCGGTCTCCGTTTCTAGCGATCACCCGACTCAACAAACGGCCAGTTCGTTGATGGCTGGCCTCCCGCAATAGCTAGCAAGATCAGCTGATGCGGTTCGTGTTGTTGTCTGTCGAATCATCGCAGTGGCACTTCTGCCGCTGGCATCCGTGATTTTTTCGAAACCGTGGCTAACGCCATGCGGCTGATCAAATCGTGACTCACGCCATGCGGCTGATCGCACCAAGTGCGACCATGCGAACTCGCTTCGAGTTCCGCTATATTGGATCGAAATTAGGCGGGCGATCAACTAGCCTGAGTCGACTCTCCATGGCCTAACTGGGCGAGTACCTGAAGGACCCCATTGAGATGAGCCAAACGGGGACCGAAGCGATCGACGAATTCGTTGAGCATGAACTCACTTTCTTCCAAGCTGTCTTCGCTGTCGGCAATCTCTTCGGTCAAGCTATCGAGAAAACGTGTTTGTACTCGGCTAAGTGTTTCGGCGGCGGTGCGGCAAGAACGGGCCAACTCGGGATTGGCGTCCTTCCACTGCTGCAATTCGCTTGCTCGCTGTTCATTGGCAGCGTTCTGTTGCTGAATCATCTGCTCAAGCAGTCGATTCTGTTGCTGTTGTCCGGCAATCAAATGACGGAGAAGATCGATCATGATTTGATCTTTCGGTTTTCGCGGCTCGGCTTCGGAGTCGGCTGAAACGTCGATGCGAAAAACGGGAGAGAGGGGTTCATGCTCGTATGAAGACATCAGCAATAAATCCTTGGGAACGCAATGAACTCAACCGGGCTGACCGAGAAGAACGCCAGCCCACGGCGAAGAAGAGCCGAGTATAACCCGAGGTTTTTTGAGTTGTCGAGCAAATGCAGAGGCTGTCGGTCTTTTTTCATGAGCACTGTAGGAAAAAGCTGCGGAACCCGCGAAATTTAATCTTTTTTGACGACCCGCCGGCACGTCGGCCTGATCGTTAAAGTCTGCACGACCGGAACGCCGAAGCAACAGTTGCGTCTTCACACTGCGTCCTTGCTCAAAGTGAAGACTCTCCTCCCCGCGTTTCCTTTGACTGTTGCCCAATGGCAGAAAGCTCGCCCGAAAATAAAAATCCGACCCTCGGTTACCTGACCGTGGTCAACGATGAGTACACCGGTTGGACCGGAGGCATGCTCGTCCTTGATCGAGGAGGACGACCGATCGAATTTCAATGTACGCTTCCGGTTCGCCCGACCAAGGCGCACGAGATCCTGTTTGGTCCCACCCTTCGTGCTCATCTGATTAGCGAAGTGATTGGGAAGTTGTTGTTGCAAAAGTGCCGCACGCCGCTGTCGCTGGTCTGTACCGATTTGGCAGAAGCGCTTTCGGTCGAATCCTACACCCATGCTCCGGTCGTCTTGGTCGGCGAAGCGGCGGAAAGCGAAGAGGGGCCGATCGCAGACAACGGTTCCGATGAGTTCGAGTCGGTGGAATTCGCCGGCGCGACATTCTTTGCCGCGATCGAAACGGTCGATCAAGTCACCTCGCTTGCAAGTAAGTTCGGTGATCTGCCCGACGCGATCGAACCCTTTGAACGAATTCGCG includes these proteins:
- a CDS encoding recombinase family protein, encoding MRVEAAVQKHAFHHHLVGQIQVVLTAVQHTTATGQHLGHRGQSNALPSVHRCNLPRRCVGLVSLEDGMDLSTAAGRLMANVLASVAQFETEVRAERVLAGQAKARKAGRVWGGSEAGRLISVTEDQAEAIVRMNSEGVAKAKIARATGVSRPTVYRVLKHRSA
- a CDS encoding tyrosine-type recombinase/integrase — encoded protein: MATKYRLSYRKKEKRWRKFYRGKYYHFPLRDGETKEGSYQRVLNEWLSRKAVIDSAESADNSQAVERSWRTFLDDVRSLQQRIINSYGDTEETREIWLAIEKQFVDGLIKVETARGAHANADQRKFLKGMLESTVQSLQEAHWQPTREFHENAGVATVEATGAPPWEGWASGLDDLRQLAKGFVANVRADSSIRRAENVRRDVDRFLSTLPGNADAESAFASTMLDGYLQAIKGLDLSASTKRDRIASVKQFATWLFEREHLSTLPRLIQAGKFKVEVKTKAIEVYEDSEVKEIVKAASGPAKLYILLSLNCGFTQIDIADLKRAESDLGPGSGTITRKRSKTANHDNVPEVTYRLWPETLSLLRKYATAEGERLLLNKDGNPLVRERDDGGKVKRTDAVSKAMARLRDKMERKDTISVKVFRKTASTKLASKYPDLVELFLGHAPKTVADRHYAKPSQERFDKALDWLRGQFLDKGDGSKG